A genomic region of Christiangramia sp. OXR-203 contains the following coding sequences:
- a CDS encoding single-stranded DNA-binding protein, producing MSTIKNHVQLIGNVGQEPTVTNLESGKKVARFSLATNEYYKDSKGEKQTDTNWHTVVAWGKTAEIVEKYVEKGKEVGIVGKLKTRTYTTDDGNQRYVTEVVADEILLLGSKNDK from the coding sequence ATGAGTACGATTAAAAATCACGTGCAATTGATTGGAAACGTTGGGCAGGAACCAACCGTTACGAACCTTGAAAGCGGTAAAAAAGTAGCCCGCTTCTCACTCGCTACAAATGAGTATTACAAAGACAGCAAAGGCGAAAAGCAAACAGATACCAACTGGCATACCGTAGTTGCTTGGGGTAAGACTGCTGAAATCGTAGAAAAGTATGTTGAAAAAGGTAAGGAAGTGGGCATTGTAGGGAAACTGAAAACCAGAACCTACACCACCGATGATGGTAACCAACGCTATGTTACCGAAGTGGTAGCCGATGAAATCCTATTACTAGGAAGCAAAAATGACAAGTAG
- a CDS encoding DUF6876 family protein has protein sequence MKAQVNEIKERLQYFTGTEMFYQIPLLRTRFTDGLKYLSEAAECFWLITDASVIAKSLMNRSEFITIDFKRMSEERQDYTGYEAEIIYSDGNDNILETHRYNATDFPLDELRLFFVNDTLMLPSEY, from the coding sequence ATGAAAGCGCAAGTTAACGAAATAAAAGAGCGGTTGCAATATTTTACGGGAACGGAAATGTTCTACCAAATACCGCTTCTACGAACCCGATTTACCGATGGGCTGAAATACCTGTCCGAAGCTGCCGAATGTTTTTGGCTCATAACGGATGCTTCGGTAATCGCCAAAAGTCTGATGAACCGAAGTGAATTTATCACGATTGACTTTAAAAGAATGTCCGAAGAAAGACAGGACTATACAGGGTACGAAGCTGAAATTATTTACAGCGATGGTAACGACAATATTTTGGAAACACATCGCTACAATGCCACCGATTTTCCATTGGATGAACTACGTTTATTTTTTGTAAACGATACGCTGATGTTACCAAGTGAATACTAA
- a CDS encoding BfmA/BtgA family mobilization protein — MDTFIGIRFKKGTAKRFQEFSRTHFKTHTEAMEAILDFFFYNEISPKENLGPTGRTIEAKLLKRINAVIAIMRDVEKTQTKPTVAMLQSLFEMDEPKKKPLILEKKFTEEKKEVRFREKRKNSNQL; from the coding sequence ATGGACACATTTATCGGCATTAGATTCAAGAAGGGAACAGCAAAACGTTTTCAGGAATTCTCACGTACACACTTCAAGACCCATACCGAGGCAATGGAAGCTATCCTCGATTTTTTCTTCTACAACGAAATTTCACCAAAGGAAAATTTAGGACCAACTGGACGCACCATTGAAGCCAAATTATTAAAACGCATTAATGCAGTAATCGCAATTATGCGTGATGTGGAAAAGACCCAAACCAAACCTACGGTCGCAATGTTGCAATCACTATTTGAAATGGATGAACCCAAAAAGAAACCCTTGATTTTGGAAAAGAAATTCACTGAAGAGAAGAAAGAAGTCCGCTTTCGCGAAAAGCGTAAAAACTCAAATCAATTATAA
- the mobB gene encoding MobB family relaxase: MYINITAQKLGANYSQSSADFVDYLEKENEGLEKEEMEHFFNQYGDEISAKEVVKEIDGNTAKLKKKEPKFYSITVSPSKYELRKLENNSEDLKRYTRELMKDYAASFNREINGRKVTVDDIKYFAKIEHQRTFKGTDFQVRENQPFATKILELKQEVRRIQQGQATGNIERLKLKIRKLEKEAPHQLNGKRIVQGMKKPGNQSHIHIIVSRKDASNSSSLSPGSKHKASEVKMHGKKVKRGFDRDQFFERTEKTFDKTFGYNRNYAETYKAKKDFMKNPKLYFAALMKLPANEKAVAFKIMGKSGIPLIPNIPTSKAKLALRVFKRLRKGAEIAVKSSSIGI; this comes from the coding sequence ATGTACATTAATATCACCGCACAAAAATTAGGGGCCAATTACAGTCAAAGTTCAGCCGATTTTGTGGACTATCTCGAAAAGGAAAATGAAGGTCTCGAAAAAGAAGAGATGGAACACTTTTTTAACCAATATGGCGATGAGATTTCAGCTAAAGAGGTGGTCAAAGAGATTGATGGCAATACCGCCAAACTCAAAAAGAAAGAACCAAAATTTTATTCCATCACGGTCAGTCCATCAAAATACGAATTGCGGAAACTCGAAAACAATAGTGAAGATTTAAAACGATATACCCGGGAATTGATGAAGGATTATGCTGCCAGTTTCAACCGGGAAATCAATGGACGAAAAGTAACTGTAGATGACATTAAATACTTTGCCAAAATCGAACACCAACGAACTTTTAAAGGCACAGATTTTCAGGTGCGAGAAAACCAACCTTTTGCTACCAAGATTCTTGAATTGAAACAAGAAGTCAGGCGCATTCAACAAGGTCAAGCAACAGGCAATATAGAACGGTTGAAATTAAAAATTAGGAAGTTAGAAAAGGAAGCACCACACCAACTCAATGGCAAGCGGATTGTCCAGGGAATGAAGAAACCTGGAAACCAAAGCCACATTCATATAATCGTTAGTCGCAAGGATGCATCCAATTCGTCCAGCCTTTCCCCAGGAAGTAAACACAAGGCATCCGAAGTCAAGATGCACGGCAAAAAAGTTAAACGTGGTTTTGACCGTGACCAGTTTTTTGAACGTACCGAAAAGACGTTTGACAAGACCTTTGGCTATAACAGAAACTATGCTGAAACCTACAAAGCCAAAAAAGATTTTATGAAAAATCCCAAACTCTATTTTGCCGCATTAATGAAGTTGCCAGCCAATGAAAAGGCAGTGGCCTTTAAAATAATGGGCAAGTCAGGTATTCCGTTAATCCCCAATATCCCGACCAGTAAAGCAAAGTTGGCACTTCGGGTCTTTAAGCGGTTACGAAAAGGTGCTGAAATTGCGGTCAAGTCAAGCTCTATTGGGATATGA
- a CDS encoding type IV secretory system conjugative DNA transfer family protein: MSWSLVEIVIYIVVPFLSLAILFYALHDSEPKKKTDKKYQVTFPTKSGKFKIENIKRGASVIGSAGSGKTESVVYGFLKHFRENGFCGIIHDYKDFELTEMAYPLFADCNIPMKIISFDKIVHRVNPIAPWYLENEESVNEVSRVLIENLLEQRESGANGTTKFFNDAAEGLIGGLIWKLKTDYPQFCTLPHLIAIYQMLDTDSLVQFLETNTTSRAMADAFISGKDSDRQTAGVKSTLANALKRISTQRIFMALSADEVPLNINNEENPAVISVVNNPKFETSYSPVIATIIHTITKQMSVRNSRPSFLLMEEAPTIRLLNMHRIPATLRSYDIATIYVMQDKIQNDMMYGDKASKAILSNLSYQFFGKVNDPDTAKYYERFFEIIKNPTKSVSKAANIFKTDTRITKGEREVSKRRADIFFRLKQGEFVTFADGKDKKVRFRLSKIQRQLPQETKPYSDADLRANFERVYDEARSIFK, from the coding sequence ATGAGTTGGTCATTAGTAGAAATAGTCATTTATATTGTAGTGCCTTTTTTGTCATTGGCGATATTGTTTTATGCTCTTCACGATAGTGAGCCAAAGAAGAAAACTGATAAAAAGTATCAAGTCACATTCCCGACCAAATCGGGAAAGTTTAAAATAGAGAACATTAAACGCGGTGCATCCGTTATTGGATCTGCCGGTAGTGGAAAAACCGAAAGCGTGGTCTATGGATTTTTGAAGCATTTTCGTGAAAACGGTTTCTGTGGCATCATTCACGACTACAAGGATTTTGAGCTGACCGAAATGGCTTATCCGCTTTTCGCAGATTGTAACATTCCTATGAAGATCATTTCTTTTGACAAGATTGTCCATCGGGTTAACCCTATTGCACCTTGGTATTTGGAAAATGAGGAAAGCGTAAACGAAGTGTCGAGGGTTTTGATCGAAAACCTTTTGGAACAACGAGAATCCGGAGCTAATGGAACTACCAAATTCTTTAACGATGCTGCCGAAGGTTTGATAGGTGGTTTGATTTGGAAGTTGAAAACCGATTATCCACAGTTCTGCACCTTGCCACATTTGATAGCCATTTATCAAATGCTTGATACCGATAGCCTGGTGCAATTCTTGGAAACCAATACCACATCGAGAGCAATGGCGGACGCATTTATTAGCGGTAAGGATTCTGACAGACAGACGGCTGGTGTAAAAAGTACCCTGGCCAATGCGCTGAAACGCATCAGCACCCAACGCATTTTTATGGCATTGTCCGCAGATGAAGTACCGTTGAACATAAATAATGAAGAAAATCCAGCGGTCATTTCCGTAGTGAATAATCCCAAATTTGAGACGTCCTATTCACCCGTCATTGCCACGATAATACACACCATTACCAAGCAGATGAGTGTGCGTAATTCCAGACCCTCATTTCTATTGATGGAAGAAGCACCAACCATTCGTTTACTCAATATGCACCGGATTCCAGCAACGCTGCGAAGCTATGATATCGCCACCATTTATGTAATGCAGGATAAGATTCAAAATGATATGATGTACGGCGATAAGGCAAGCAAGGCGATTCTCAGCAACCTATCATATCAGTTTTTTGGCAAGGTCAACGACCCAGATACGGCCAAATATTACGAGCGCTTTTTTGAAATCATAAAGAATCCAACAAAAAGCGTCAGTAAGGCTGCAAACATCTTTAAAACAGACACCCGAATTACCAAAGGCGAAAGAGAGGTTTCCAAAAGAAGAGCGGATATTTTCTTTAGATTAAAACAAGGTGAGTTTGTCACCTTTGCTGATGGGAAGGACAAGAAAGTTAGGTTCAGGTTGTCAAAGATTCAAAGGCAACTTCCGCAGGAAACTAAGCCATATTCAGATGCTGATTTGAGAGCTAATTTTGAGCGGGTTTATGATGAGGCAAGGTCGATTTTCAAATGA
- a CDS encoding TonB-dependent receptor yields the protein MRFRLFLTTFLFVFTTINAQTGTVSGNVTDGNNNPVMGVNIMLLGTSLGGETDFDGNFSIDKIPSGDYVLKLSYLGFKSKEIGISVGTNQTIELGKLILYEGNEVLSEVVVQGERRNKFSRKQTAYVAKLPLRDIENTQVYSTVTTELLESQVVTNFDDALKNATGVENLWASTGRGGDGAGYYALRGFSVQPQLVNGLPGLTNGTINPANIERIEVIKGPSATLFGNAVSSYGGLINVVTKKPYIGTGGSLSYTAGSFGLNQIVGDFNTALDKNENLYFRLNSSYITEKSFQDAGFRKTFFVAPSLSYRVNNRLSFSFYGEITQAEQTNPTFLFLNRNAPTEAQNLDELNYNNKLSFTSNELTLKNPTQNYRVEMDYKLSDAWQSQTLLSTSATSTNGYYTYLFEFGILPDDAFTRFVSKQNSKTNTTDIQQNFIGDFKVAGLRNRMVVGLDYLNVNTTDNSSGFVFYGNTTPEGVASGDNPFTPDVVEDDTFPLSTAGVDAALEDVAIGNNNSEFSIYSLYVSDVINFTPKLSLMLGLRLDRFDNDGDLLNDEDDFEQTALSPKVGVLYQLIENKISLFTNYQNGFNNVAPRLVGDPEAGPQTLQTFDPEQANQFEGGLKANLFANRLTGSISYYDITVKNRVIQDPSNPFNFIANGEIESKGLEVELNANPIDGLNIRGGYSYNDSKTTKTDDPLILNKRPLEAGPKNLYNFWTTYAFQNETLRGFGLGFGLNGASERFVKNYTTTGDFTLPAYTVYNASAFYEADRYRISLKLNNVTNLEYYKGWTTINPQQPRGVLANVTYKF from the coding sequence ATGAGATTTAGACTTTTTCTAACCACTTTTTTATTTGTTTTTACAACAATAAACGCACAGACTGGAACCGTTTCTGGAAACGTGACAGATGGAAATAACAATCCTGTAATGGGTGTCAATATAATGCTGTTGGGAACCTCTCTTGGAGGTGAGACCGATTTTGACGGTAACTTTTCAATTGACAAAATCCCATCGGGCGATTATGTATTGAAACTGTCCTATTTGGGCTTTAAATCAAAAGAAATAGGTATTAGCGTTGGTACTAATCAAACTATCGAACTGGGAAAACTCATTCTTTACGAGGGAAACGAAGTGCTTAGCGAAGTAGTGGTACAAGGTGAGCGCAGGAATAAATTTTCGCGCAAGCAGACGGCTTATGTGGCCAAACTGCCTTTAAGGGATATTGAAAACACCCAAGTATATAGTACCGTTACGACAGAGCTCTTGGAATCCCAAGTGGTCACCAATTTTGATGATGCGCTGAAAAATGCCACAGGAGTGGAAAATCTTTGGGCTTCCACAGGTCGTGGTGGTGATGGTGCCGGCTATTACGCATTAAGAGGGTTTTCCGTTCAACCACAATTGGTAAACGGCCTTCCTGGATTGACCAACGGAACCATCAACCCTGCAAACATTGAGCGTATCGAGGTCATCAAAGGGCCTTCAGCTACTTTGTTCGGTAATGCGGTTTCTTCGTATGGTGGTCTCATAAATGTTGTGACCAAGAAGCCATACATAGGTACAGGAGGTTCGCTGTCCTATACGGCCGGTTCCTTTGGTCTTAATCAGATTGTTGGCGATTTCAATACCGCTTTGGATAAAAACGAAAATCTATATTTCAGACTGAATTCATCATACATAACGGAAAAGAGTTTTCAGGATGCCGGATTTAGAAAAACCTTTTTTGTAGCCCCATCACTTTCCTATCGGGTAAACAACAGGTTGTCGTTTTCATTTTATGGCGAAATCACCCAGGCCGAACAGACGAATCCCACCTTTTTGTTCTTGAACAGAAACGCACCTACCGAAGCCCAAAATCTCGATGAACTGAATTACAACAATAAATTGTCCTTTACAAGCAATGAGTTGACACTTAAAAATCCAACACAGAATTACCGTGTGGAAATGGACTATAAGCTCTCGGATGCCTGGCAGTCTCAAACCCTTTTATCTACGAGTGCCACTTCCACAAACGGCTATTACACCTATCTTTTTGAATTTGGAATTCTTCCAGATGATGCCTTCACACGATTTGTGAGTAAGCAAAATTCCAAGACCAACACCACGGACATCCAACAGAATTTTATAGGTGATTTCAAGGTGGCCGGATTGCGCAATAGGATGGTTGTAGGCTTGGATTACCTAAACGTAAATACGACCGACAACAGCAGCGGATTTGTTTTCTATGGAAACACGACCCCAGAGGGTGTGGCAAGCGGCGATAATCCATTTACCCCTGATGTTGTTGAAGACGACACCTTTCCGCTATCCACCGCAGGTGTCGATGCGGCCTTGGAAGATGTTGCCATTGGAAATAACAATTCAGAATTCAGCATTTACAGCCTCTATGTTTCAGATGTTATTAATTTTACACCAAAACTGTCATTGATGCTGGGACTGCGATTGGACCGTTTTGACAACGATGGCGATTTACTAAACGATGAGGATGATTTTGAACAAACGGCACTTTCCCCAAAAGTGGGTGTCCTTTATCAACTCATTGAGAATAAGATTTCCTTGTTTACGAACTATCAAAATGGATTCAACAATGTCGCGCCAAGATTGGTAGGCGACCCAGAAGCGGGTCCTCAGACTCTGCAGACCTTTGACCCAGAACAAGCCAATCAATTTGAAGGTGGTTTGAAAGCCAACCTGTTTGCGAATCGATTGACAGGTTCCATCAGCTACTATGACATCACCGTGAAAAACAGGGTCATTCAAGACCCTTCCAATCCTTTTAATTTTATCGCGAATGGGGAAATCGAAAGCAAAGGTTTGGAAGTGGAACTGAATGCCAACCCAATTGATGGTCTTAACATCAGAGGTGGCTATAGTTATAATGACAGTAAGACCACGAAAACGGACGACCCTTTGATTCTTAACAAAAGACCGCTGGAAGCAGGTCCCAAAAATCTGTATAATTTTTGGACGACCTATGCCTTCCAAAATGAAACCCTCAGAGGTTTCGGACTTGGGTTCGGTCTTAATGGTGCAAGTGAACGATTTGTTAAGAACTATACAACAACAGGCGATTTTACCTTGCCAGCCTACACGGTCTATAATGCATCCGCGTTCTATGAAGCCGACAGATACCGCATCAGCCTTAAATTGAACAATGTGACCAATCTGGAATATTATAAAGGTTGGACGACCATAAATCCGCAGCAACCACGAGGAGTTTTGGCCAATGTAACTTATAAATTTTAA
- a CDS encoding PepSY-associated TM helix domain-containing protein, protein MTFKQITRTVHKILGLSSGIVVFIVAITGAMWAFKDEFKSLSDGYKTVTVQDKMVLSPTQVKAIANDIFPGKALHGTVYSRPGQAIEAIYYQEEPLFYQSAFLDPYSGEVLHIEDHLSGFFAFVLDGHMHLWLPDALGEQVVGIAILIFLVMVISGIILWWPKKRKNLNQRLKFKWKDTTRWRRKNFDLHSIGGFYACLFALIFAVTGLAMSYDWFQSGIYAVLGGDKNVMFLIPESEQKFKATSEAKPIDRLLPKLWKENPQAESFEIHYPHAATNSIYIEVSNTDGVYYDSDYLFFDQNSLAPIPSETIYRKYKEMALSDKILRMNYDIHVGAIAGLPGKILVFLISILIASLPVTGFLIYLGKQRKTRKVTKVLKVE, encoded by the coding sequence ATGACCTTTAAACAAATCACAAGAACCGTACATAAAATACTCGGGCTTTCGAGTGGCATCGTCGTATTTATTGTGGCGATAACGGGTGCAATGTGGGCGTTTAAAGATGAATTTAAGAGTTTGTCGGATGGTTATAAAACCGTAACGGTTCAGGATAAAATGGTGTTGTCACCTACTCAGGTCAAGGCAATAGCGAATGATATTTTTCCCGGGAAAGCGTTGCACGGTACGGTATATAGCAGACCTGGACAAGCTATCGAAGCGATTTATTATCAGGAAGAACCGCTTTTTTATCAAAGCGCGTTTCTCGACCCGTATTCGGGAGAGGTATTGCATATTGAAGACCACTTGAGCGGTTTTTTTGCTTTTGTGCTGGACGGCCATATGCATCTCTGGCTACCGGATGCCTTAGGCGAACAGGTCGTTGGAATAGCGATACTGATATTTTTAGTGATGGTCATTTCGGGTATTATACTGTGGTGGCCGAAGAAACGGAAAAACCTTAATCAACGACTCAAGTTCAAATGGAAAGATACCACAAGATGGCGACGCAAGAATTTTGACCTGCATTCCATCGGCGGATTTTACGCTTGTCTTTTCGCGCTCATTTTTGCGGTTACGGGACTTGCAATGTCCTACGATTGGTTTCAGTCTGGGATCTATGCGGTATTGGGCGGTGACAAAAATGTAATGTTTCTGATTCCTGAAAGCGAACAAAAATTTAAAGCGACTTCTGAAGCCAAACCTATTGATAGGCTACTGCCCAAACTCTGGAAGGAAAATCCACAGGCCGAAAGTTTTGAAATTCATTATCCGCACGCTGCGACCAACAGTATTTATATAGAAGTCTCTAACACGGATGGTGTTTACTATGATTCCGATTATCTCTTTTTCGACCAAAATAGCTTGGCACCGATACCTTCCGAAACCATTTATCGAAAATACAAAGAAATGGCATTGTCGGACAAAATCCTGCGGATGAACTATGACATTCACGTAGGTGCCATTGCGGGACTTCCAGGAAAAATATTGGTCTTTCTTATTAGCATATTGATTGCAAGTCTTCCCGTAACCGGATTTCTCATTTATTTGGGGAAACAGAGAAAAACTAGGAAAGTAACCAAGGTACTTAAAGTTGAATGA
- a CDS encoding helix-turn-helix transcriptional regulator — protein sequence MNSKKAILLPKYQKVFEQLGENIKLARKRRKLTTAQVSERAGINRTTLYRIEKGDTGVAIGSYFNVLRVFNLHNDFLKLANDDEFGRKLQDLDLL from the coding sequence TTGAACTCAAAGAAAGCTATTTTACTGCCCAAGTACCAAAAGGTTTTTGAGCAGTTGGGCGAGAACATCAAGTTGGCTAGGAAGCGAAGGAAGCTCACGACCGCGCAGGTATCCGAGCGGGCTGGAATTAACCGGACTACACTTTACAGAATTGAAAAAGGGGATACCGGTGTAGCCATAGGTTCCTATTTTAACGTGTTAAGGGTATTTAATTTGCACAACGACTTTTTGAAGCTGGCCAATGACGATGAGTTTGGCAGAAAATTACAGGACCTTGATTTGTTGTAG
- a CDS encoding DUF4138 domain-containing protein, producing MKSHIPITVLMFLIVFGEANAQQPVTLDTIYANDTKNVALFFPQPIRQGITGSDNFVFTFNREKEQHLGLLQAKPGKESNLLVINRDGSIFSYIVKYKAEISKLNYFIEEASSIGNENRAAEDETAVTDIPKAPLSRRQYYERFCSYLLNNQKRVALKQKRKEGVVLNLENIAFEKEELYFVIQIENNSSLDYDLNFLNLFVETRQKGKSKSLQRIYKETLHKHQLPSKIKEGTNSRLVYVMPKFSISDERRVILELNEKNGERNIKLKIPHRMINNPN from the coding sequence ATGAAATCACATATCCCAATTACAGTTCTAATGTTTCTTATCGTCTTCGGGGAAGCAAATGCCCAACAACCCGTTACCCTCGATACCATTTATGCCAACGACACCAAGAATGTTGCACTGTTTTTTCCGCAACCCATTCGTCAGGGCATCACGGGGTCGGATAACTTCGTTTTTACATTCAACCGAGAAAAGGAACAGCATTTAGGTCTGCTTCAAGCCAAGCCTGGAAAGGAAAGCAATCTACTGGTAATCAACCGAGATGGATCTATTTTTTCGTATATTGTAAAGTATAAGGCTGAAATTTCAAAGCTGAATTATTTCATTGAGGAAGCTAGTAGTATCGGGAACGAAAATAGGGCAGCTGAGGACGAAACAGCGGTAACGGACATCCCGAAAGCACCGCTAAGCAGACGTCAATATTACGAACGGTTTTGCTCGTATCTCTTGAATAATCAGAAGCGCGTGGCCTTAAAACAGAAACGAAAGGAAGGTGTCGTGCTGAATCTTGAGAACATCGCTTTTGAGAAAGAGGAACTTTATTTTGTCATTCAAATCGAAAACAATTCATCCTTGGATTATGATTTGAATTTTTTGAATCTGTTCGTAGAAACCCGGCAAAAAGGCAAAAGTAAAAGCTTGCAGCGTATATACAAGGAAACGCTTCACAAGCATCAACTGCCGTCTAAAATAAAAGAAGGCACAAATTCAAGATTGGTTTATGTGATGCCAAAATTTTCCATATCCGATGAGCGCCGGGTCATTCTGGAACTGAACGAGAAAAACGGGGAACGCAACATAAAATTGAAAATCCCGCATCGAATGATTAATAACCCAAATTGA
- the traM gene encoding conjugative transposon protein TraM: MKVEKNKIVFAAVLTVIFIFLISYSVMLMDGGETETENLNQTLVPELEENQKEYDSKLDAINDLKEVRETNAPSIYDEKLIDSAGIYNPDLPQLEKQRVVDSIYKANRIKYSERSTRTSVRRRRAENVEPKIDSAEVFREQKIQAKEFGLEHQLFFAAAPKVNEQTLLGNTDESIGVVVDGDQVVQANSRLRMRLTEAAFINGKLMPAHTPVFGFISFQPNRALIDIENINHHPTSLKAFDLQDGSEGIYVENNFRAEVTTEVLDDVIGDINIPSVPQVSGITQVFRRRNRNVKVTILNNYRLLLKSKL, encoded by the coding sequence ATGAAAGTAGAAAAGAATAAAATAGTATTTGCAGCAGTATTGACTGTCATTTTCATATTTCTCATATCCTATTCAGTAATGCTTATGGATGGGGGTGAAACAGAAACTGAAAACCTGAACCAAACCTTAGTGCCCGAACTGGAAGAGAACCAAAAGGAATACGATTCCAAACTGGATGCCATTAATGACCTAAAGGAAGTGCGTGAAACAAATGCGCCCAGCATCTATGACGAAAAGCTCATCGATTCAGCTGGCATTTACAATCCGGACCTGCCACAATTGGAAAAACAACGGGTGGTCGATAGCATCTACAAGGCCAATAGGATAAAATATTCGGAAAGAAGTACTCGTACATCGGTACGAAGAAGACGTGCCGAAAATGTAGAACCGAAGATAGACTCTGCTGAAGTATTTCGGGAACAGAAAATACAGGCCAAAGAGTTCGGCTTGGAACATCAGCTCTTTTTTGCCGCTGCGCCAAAGGTCAACGAACAGACCCTTCTTGGAAATACCGATGAGTCAATTGGCGTGGTCGTCGATGGTGACCAAGTGGTTCAGGCCAATAGCCGTCTGAGGATGCGGTTGACCGAAGCCGCATTTATCAATGGAAAATTGATGCCGGCACATACACCTGTTTTCGGCTTTATCAGTTTTCAGCCCAACCGTGCCCTGATTGACATTGAAAACATCAATCACCATCCCACCAGCTTAAAGGCCTTCGATTTGCAGGACGGTAGCGAAGGGATTTATGTGGAAAACAATTTCAGGGCCGAGGTCACCACCGAGGTGCTTGATGATGTGATTGGTGACATCAACATTCCATCCGTCCCGCAAGTAAGCGGCATTACTCAGGTCTTCAGACGAAGGAACCGGAACGTAAAGGTCACCATACTCAATAATTACCGATTACTGTTAAAATCAAAACTATGA
- a CDS encoding conjugal transfer protein TraK — MKTPYQDIYKVLKLNRFIVLAVVIFAFLSSSIALWTAFSANKKVLNSAFAINTDGSIIPLKLVTQKENFKVEALAHLELFHTYFYNIDASNYEKNLEKALWLGNSSVDNLYRQKKSDGVYNRLLQYSLVQEVLSIDSKIDEKNGSYAFRTVTIFEINRGSIVDTYELVSTGNLSMVDRNFPNNPHGLLITNYFENTLKKLNDESRKE; from the coding sequence ATGAAAACACCATACCAAGATATTTACAAGGTTTTAAAACTCAATCGGTTCATCGTGTTGGCGGTCGTCATTTTTGCCTTCCTGTCCAGCTCTATTGCATTGTGGACAGCCTTTTCTGCCAATAAAAAAGTGCTGAACAGCGCTTTCGCCATTAACACGGACGGCAGCATCATACCCCTAAAGTTGGTCACCCAAAAAGAGAATTTCAAAGTCGAGGCTTTGGCGCATCTGGAACTCTTCCACACCTATTTCTATAACATCGATGCCAGTAATTACGAAAAGAATCTGGAAAAAGCACTCTGGCTGGGCAACAGCTCTGTAGACAATCTTTATCGACAAAAAAAGTCGGATGGTGTATACAACCGCCTGTTGCAGTATTCCTTGGTACAGGAAGTATTGAGTATTGATTCTAAAATCGATGAGAAGAACGGCTCTTATGCCTTTAGGACCGTTACCATTTTTGAAATCAATAGGGGAAGTATCGTCGATACCTACGAACTGGTTTCCACCGGCAACCTGAGTATGGTGGACCGGAACTTTCCTAACAATCCACACGGTTTGTTGATTACCAATTATTTCGAGAACACGCTTAAAAAATTAAACGATGAAAGTAGAAAAGAATAA
- a CDS encoding conjugal transfer protein, whose amino-acid sequence MKTKLLIIATAFIFLLPTRAACQGMPVYDNTNFISLVKQLIESGKQTAEMIKSVKFLKDAKEAIEKVSSVVQQLRAVEEIAQNNQRLIQVMQTDLQDILNSPYIKPEEIDRVVESFDAIVQNSLDTVDFMDEILSSDHLKMSDAERAEVLKQKELESREMVANITTKTKRYRDIISFRKMQDKINNRETNY is encoded by the coding sequence ATGAAGACAAAACTTTTAATCATCGCTACCGCATTCATCTTTTTACTGCCCACACGCGCTGCGTGCCAAGGGATGCCGGTTTATGACAACACTAACTTCATCAGCTTGGTAAAACAGCTCATTGAATCAGGTAAGCAGACCGCTGAAATGATTAAATCCGTAAAATTCTTGAAGGATGCCAAAGAGGCCATTGAGAAAGTATCCAGCGTTGTCCAACAGCTCAGGGCAGTTGAAGAAATCGCACAGAACAATCAACGGCTTATCCAAGTGATGCAGACCGACCTGCAGGACATTCTAAATTCCCCGTACATCAAGCCCGAGGAAATCGATAGGGTCGTCGAATCCTTCGATGCCATTGTTCAGAACTCATTGGACACGGTGGATTTTATGGATGAAATCCTGTCCAGCGACCATCTGAAAATGAGCGATGCCGAACGCGCCGAGGTGCTCAAACAAAAAGAACTGGAATCGAGGGAAATGGTGGCGAACATCACCACCAAAACGAAACGGTATCGGGATATTATTTCCTTTCGAAAAATGCAGGACAAAATCAACAACCGCGAAACCAACTATTAA